The Spirochaetota bacterium genome segment GAAAATCAAGCTCATCATACACTTTTTGAACATCTTTAAACTGCAGTTTTTGATCATGGCGTGAAGATATGCAATAACTGCACTGATATGGACATCCCCTACTTGATTCATAGTATACATAATGATGTGTTAAATTGTTTAAATCTTGGGATGTATAAGGAAATGGAATGTCATTAAAATGATAGTTAGGATGATTAAGGACTTTATCGCTAATACTGAAATTGTTTGTAGCTAAATATTCAAAAGCTTTTTCACCTGGCCCCTGTATGATAGTTTCAATAAAAGGAAATTCAAAAAGCCATATATCGCTAGTATAGCTAACCTCAGGACCCCCAAGGATAATTTTGCATTGTGGAAAGCTAGCATGTAGCAAAGGCAAGAGCCTTTTAATGTACTGTGCATTCCAAATATATACACCTATGCAGCATATATCTGGTTTAATTTTTTGTATAGCACCAATCGTTTCATCTATCTGATTATTGATAGTTGTTTCATAAATTATACAATTATAATCTTCAAATGGTAATAGTATCTGCTTGAGGTAGTAAAGTGACAGGGTTGAATGGACAAACTTAGCGTTAACTCCTAATAGCAATACATTATAGTTCATGTAACAAAGTATATAGTAAAAGAGGGCTTTTGGCAAGCCCTCTTTTGTTATATTAGTCGTATGTTTCGGAGCCTAAATAGGTAACTGGAGGCACATCCATGAGCCAACGTAAAGTATTTTTCAACTTCATAAGCTGCACAAAAAGGTCGTGAATAGGCTGTTCACCTGGTTCAAACATTGGGCTCTTCCAGTAGAATGAGAGCCATTCTTGAATACCATACATAGATGCGCGCTGTGCTAGGTCTAAAAATAGTACTAGGTCAAGTACAACAGGTGCAGCAAGTATCGAGTCGCGGCAAAGGAAATTGACCTTAATTTGCATTGGGTAATCCAACCATCCACGGATATCTATATTATCCCAACTTTCCTTATTGTCACCACGGGGTGGATAGTAGTTAATCCTTACAACATGGTGATACCCATCATAGAGATCTGGGTACTCATCAGGCTGAAAGATATTATCCAGAACTGAAAGCTTGCTTACTTCTTTAGTTTTGAATGATTCAGGGTCATCAAGAACTTCGCCGTCGCGGTTGCCTAAAATGTTGGTAGAGTACCAGCCGTCCACACCTATCATTCTGGCTTTAAGTCCAGGAGCAATTATGGTTTTCATAAGTGTCTGGCCAGTCTTGAAGTCCCTGCCGCCCATTGGCACCTTGTTCTTTTCTGCAAGCTGCCGCAGTGCTGGAATTTCGTTACATAAGTTTGGAGCACCATTTGCAAACGGTATTCCCAAATCAAGTGCTGCGTATGCATATATCATACTGGGTGCAATGTATTTATTGCTTTCTTTGAGTGCTTTTTCAAAATTTTCAATTGTGTCATGTACTCCAGGCTTCATTTCCTGGTATATTTCGGTGCTGGCACACCACACCATAACCATCCGGGATATATTCTTCTCTTTTTTGAAATTAAGAATGTCTTCTTTTATCATCTGGGCTAAATCCCAGTAGCTAGTTGCTTTTTTGACCCATGTACCGTGTAACTTTTTAACATAATCATTAAAAAATACTGCCTTCCAAGGTTTAATCTGTGATAATTCATCTTTAATAGGTTCAAGGTCATATTTCTGTAACACGCCAGCTTTCACAGCTGCTTCATAGCAGTTGTCTTCAAAAATGTCCCAACCACCAAACTCCATATCTTTTAAATCAGCAAGCGGAACAAAATCCTTGATTGGTACATAGTGAGCATCGTCACCTTTACCCAACCTTAGCTTACCCATCATTGCAACAGAGCCTTTAGGGAGCTTTAATCCTTTTCTAATAAGCATTACACCTGCAATAAAAGTGGTGCTAACAGCACCCAGCCCGGGGATAAGAACCCCTAATTTGCCTTCGGCTTTTTGAATTTCAGTATTTTTTAGTGTCAAGGTACGCCTCTCTTATTGTATTAAAAATTTATATAAAAAACTAATAGCTATAGCCTGTAACATACATACTACTATACTATTAATTTTTCTCTTACAATGAGAATCTACAAAGATAATAGTCAAGAAGATTATCAAAAAAAATGCAATAGACTATTGCAAATGCTCCTACAATAATCCCAGTTGAGTGGTTATGTTTTTTTGTCATTCAATAGATACTATAAAAAAAGTCAATAGAAAAATTTAAATAATAGCTATCGCTTTCCACCTAATAATGATCCTAAAATAGTCCGTACTCTCTGATGCTCTACCGTGCTGGCCACGGTACGCGCTGCGCTTTTCAGCATTGCTTCCATAAGGGTATCTCCCTTTCTTCTAAGGGTTTTAGATTCTTTTTGTGTAAGCTTACTTTCCTCTTTTTTGCCAGCCTGAGCCTGTTTGTTATACGCGGGATTACATTACAGTTGCTATCGCCCTTTGCAATTTTAAATAATTGGGTTGGAGCCATACTTTTCTACTTTTCTTTATGAAAAAACAATTACTTTAATAATACTCAGATGCCAAGGCAAGTTAATTCAATTATTAGTAATGATATGTGCTTTCATGATTTTATTGTAACATGATATTTCTGAGTTGATTTGTACACTTCATCACCATGTTCTGCGTACTATAAACTAATGTTTCTGGGTAGTTAAATTGGGCGATAGTTGTTATGTATGGAGTTTTATGCCTGATTGAAACCTTTTGGGTATACAAATTATCCCATTTGCCAAATTGGCAATATGATGTATTGATGGTTGCATCAATTTCCTTATTTTTTGCTTGATATTTTATATTAGTACAATTTAAATATTTATTAAAGCAACATTAGTGCCAGAGCCTAAAAGAAGTGTTTCACGCAGGGAAGGCAGAGGTTATGAGGAAATTGGCTTTATAGCTATCTCTTGACGAATTATGGGGACATCAAAAAGTGTGGCTATATCAAAGATTATAAAGTATTAAAAGCAAGATTCTTAAGTCACTGCGTGACTTCAGAATGACATCCTTAATGGAGGAGGGATAGTATGGAAATAATGCGAATATCAGGTGCAGATGTTATTCCAGCTGGTTTTACAGTTAATAACCAGCCTCAGGAGGAGACTAAAACACAAGCCGAAGTCAAAAAGGAACCCGAGAAGGTCAGAGAATCAACCATTGATACTTATGCATAGAGGAAAATTACATGCCAATTACAAAAGCCGAGAAAGCAGCCTACAATGACTTTATCAAAGGATATAAGGCAAAATTAGATGAACTTACCAAGCAGATAAAAGAAACAGAGCAAAAAAAGAAAAAAATGCCCAACATCAAAGGCTACATAAACATTGAGCTTATTT includes the following:
- a CDS encoding inositol-3-phosphate synthase, with product MTLKNTEIQKAEGKLGVLIPGLGAVSTTFIAGVMLIRKGLKLPKGSVAMMGKLRLGKGDDAHYVPIKDFVPLADLKDMEFGGWDIFEDNCYEAAVKAGVLQKYDLEPIKDELSQIKPWKAVFFNDYVKKLHGTWVKKATSYWDLAQMIKEDILNFKKEKNISRMVMVWCASTEIYQEMKPGVHDTIENFEKALKESNKYIAPSMIYAYAALDLGIPFANGAPNLCNEIPALRQLAEKNKVPMGGRDFKTGQTLMKTIIAPGLKARMIGVDGWYSTNILGNRDGEVLDDPESFKTKEVSKLSVLDNIFQPDEYPDLYDGYHHVVRINYYPPRGDNKESWDNIDIRGWLDYPMQIKVNFLCRDSILAAPVVLDLVLFLDLAQRASMYGIQEWLSFYWKSPMFEPGEQPIHDLFVQLMKLKNTLRWLMDVPPVTYLGSETYD